Genomic segment of Dermacentor albipictus isolate Rhodes 1998 colony chromosome 5, USDA_Dalb.pri_finalv2, whole genome shotgun sequence:
GACCTGTCTATTAGTATTTAGGATGCTACTATGAATGTGGAAAACGTTTCCTCTACATTTTTTTTGCAGAACTGCCACGGTGGCCTGCTTCTAGTTCTCAAGGCAAGTTGTATTATTTGTCACATCTTGGTACATGAACACGATTGGTTATAATGCCAACAATTAAAATACAGCTGTATTGCTGAGTGGTCATCTGGTTTGCTTGTTTTTCtaggcagccactgtccagcgtTAGTGTCACAATTGCATCACCAAGGTTCATTTGTCAAAACTAACCTCAACAGTTGCACAGAGTGCACAGCCTCATTTTGTACATTTTGCGAATGTACGAAATTACATTTTGCATGACATTTTACTCGCAAGGTGTTTGTACAATGCTGAGGATTGATGGTTGTTGCAGCTTTGTGCTGGTGTACTTGAAAAAATCCAGTTAGCTCGGTAATGTAGAATGAGTGTTGCTAGAATTATGCATTATTACTGCAGAAACTATATAGTCTGTAGATGCGAACTTTGAATTTCATGTCCAGGTATGTGTCTCCTTCACTTATGTGCTGCTGTAGACAACCACGCTTTCTTTTTAGAGGAGCTACTCTTCTTTGCTAGTGTTGTATTCCTTCCTACTGGTAGCAGCTTTTATTCTTGTCCTAAGAGAACCACTCAACAGAAATGTaacctttctttgttgtacaaGATTAGTGCATCTAGAATCATGGAACAACATAAGTGCTAGCTTGAAGCTGCAAAGTGTCCATGTGTGGGCCCATGTGCCCACACTGTTTTTTGGAGAAACAGAAGTGTTAGTGTGGGGTGTAATGCATGAGGAGAGTTGGAAATGCAGGGGTAATTTGTAGCATTGTAGGAAATTTGTTTTATCAATCATTTCACAAGTGTAGCTGTTTGGGCAAAGAGTGGGTAATGCACTGTTTGGTGTAAGAAGTGCAAAGGAAATAATGAAATGATCAAAAAGGTAGAGACTGGGACCAATAGTGCGGTATGTGTCCCTGTTCTTTTGCCTCTTGTTCTTGTTTGATGTAACCACAACAAATCCTAcattgaattggggagtgttgcatgGAGATTATGGAGATTATCTGGTGCTCAAGAGGTTTCAGAGGATGTTAGTTATACTCGGAGCTTTGCTGTAAAtgcaattgattcttcatggctgCTAGTCAGGACCTTTTTTGTACAAGTGCAGTTTCCAGACATTCACCGAGTGATTTTGCGGTTCAAGAAAGTGTGTAAAATGTTTTGTTTTACAGGTGAAGCACCCAGCCATTCTCAGAGGGCTTTCTCCGTTCAAGAAGGTGTGTACAATGAACTTGATTATTGCACCTACCTGCCTTTGTACGATTTTAATTGTTTAATCTCACACTGAACTGCAGAACAGTTAGAACATAGCCACAAAAGTTTGTAAGATAGTGCAAAGCTGTCTGCTGTATAAATTTTACAAAAGACACCTTAAGTCCTTGTACATTTGTTTCCAATCTGCAGAACAAACTGACCAAAGTCTGCTGGCTTCAATCAGGAAGGAGATCTCATTTAAGCACATTTTGGTAAATTTTATTTTGCATATAGTTTGCTCATCAATAAAGGTATTACACAGGTATTGCACTTAAGGAATTTagttacagggtgtctaccaaccgggaaaaccgggaattctcagggattttgagtagtctggaaaaagtcagggaaaactcatggaatttgggcctctatcagggaaaattagcggcaattttattgaaagggtcgaaagtcgcggtaatgctggctcgagtctatagcagacaggaatcgtaatgaatcgtctttgacgccctgtcgttggcaggaggagttgccagtgtacagtcaacgagcgactttccggattcccgataatatagacggcttcgcggcgccacctcgtaccccatagtgtaaacgtatcagaacgtgtgaaatttccgacgcaagaactctttgccgtccgattttccggacgttttgccgcgaccgcaggtccgaaacggcattaatcaaaggcaccaccgctgccgttttgattacttcgccgcctcgaaccggcactctcgcacgcagatccgctggcacccgttgccaccactgcgtactgcggcaacgctaggcctagctgcttcgacgttcgctatgaagcttcttgccattgggtgccgacctttttttgaaagaattcgctgctgtcagcaatggcacggactccacctttgtggtcctcgcaattggcttagaaacttggaaaacacggtgcgttgcataatgccggttcgtgaaagtcagcttcgcctctgtacagaaatgttacttggtaaagcttacggaaaagtattgcagtgaagcataacaagcgtgggaaggggctattgccacggaatacagtatgtatatcttaattatacacgcgggcacccggcgtttcctgtcacagtacgagcacaggtaggcctaatatgtgtaccgacaggccttcagagcgttctcgaacgtgcctgtggtggtttgagcccctaagggcagtaaatgatacgcatgcatttatttttttccagctggccgatttttcggacgttttcgcggcccctagggagctcgaaaaatcggtcgtggactgtgcaactcatcaagatgcttcaaatggtccttggggcgaacgagtggcggaaggcggtcaagaacagaagtgacctacgcattgaggaataaacgagaaaggaagcttgttgccgccgttttgaaagagcttgaactcaaaaagtaaagttttggctgatgccgagatgcgggtgtccttcatccaaaccagaatacactctttgaagcagtgcaacacaacactcgggcgtcgtgcgcgggttgagagtatgtcaggactgttgaggttgacttacgagctgttgagagagaatctcaatagtgacagagttcaggcctcatcccactgaggttgctatcagttgatagaaatagttcataatagaaaatatttgcctttgtatgcatctcctttttattcgtatttgataatgcccgaccctatttgcaattgttttcgaagacactttatttgctgtgcattttactaacccctgccttctattctcttattgaataacataaacactgctccttagtattcaaattggattaagttgcttttttttcatgtgcttactagagagtgacagcatcaggcgatatggtatcagcccgtgttgatataaaacaaagttctgcatcactcagggaaatttgcaatggcactcagggaaaacctggaaaactcagggaatttggaaatgtcaacttggtagacaccctgagttaTAACAATTGATTTGGTAAATGAGAAATTTAATATTTCCCACCTTTTTACATGCTAATAAATGCATCACAGCTCACGTGAatgcatatatctgcatgccaCATACAGCCTTTTCTGTGCATGTGTTCAATACACTGTTTGAGTTTTCCGTTTTCCAATTAGGTAATTTATCTTCATTTATTAAGATGTTGCCAGAATCTGTTTAATCCCATCCATAAAAAAGCCTTTGTGGTAGTGGAATACAGTTTCTTATATTGGACTGAGAAATGTGCTTACATTACTGCATTTGCAAACCATTATAGGTAGTATTTTTGTCTGCACATTTCATCTTCACATTTCAGCCGCTACTCGGAGCATCTTGAAAGACATGGCTGTCTTAAAAACTCAAAATGAGGCCATTTTGAACCTCTTAGGTAGTAACCGTGAGTGCGAGATGGATGAGCAGCCTGTACAGACATACCCGCTAAGGACGGTTGATGAAATTGACCATCTGGAACGTAACTTGAAAAGCTCCAGCAGCACCCGCAGGCAACTGGTAAATAATATTCAACAACTTGGTTTTACAAGTATAATTGTTTTGCTGTTCTTCAACAGTGCAAAGTCCTAGGTCACATTGGCGGCAACACAGTGCGCTCAACAACTGCAAACATATTGAAATATTTACTTCACGATTCCGTCGCTGTCATGTACAGTCTCCATgggcaaaaaggaaaaagagccTTGGCTGAGACGGAGTTGTGCCGCATAATTCTGGGTAAGCGGTGTGCAAGTGTCAGCAAGTTACTGTAATAAGTCGCATGCTAGATTtacagcattggcttgctttaaGTGCACATTGAGTCATAATGTGTAATTTTGTGATCTGTAAACTGTAACAAAACATTAAAAAATTGTTTTGCCATATGCAAGCTCAGTTTAAACGCATTGAGGAGGTCACATCTGGCAGTGGCCTGCTGGCTATGGCATTCAACTGAACGCATTGTCAAATGCTTGAATACCAACCATATATCTGCAGCCCTCCACCACAGTATTTCATTATGTGGCATGAGCTGTGGTATGTAAAAAAAATTGGTAATTAGATAACTAGCTAAGTTTTCACAACGTTAGCTCAGTCACTTAATATACAAAAGATGGTTATTTGGAGACCTGTGTGGTTTTGTTGAATGCCCATTGTATAACTTAGTGCCTTTTACAGAGTCTGTACGAAAAAATGCAGCAACAGCATCTGCTTCAGACGCAGAGATCCGTACAGGTATCATGGGATGGCTAAAGAATGCGCAAGCCCGTCTTGATGCAGCCATGAAGCGGTAATCTGATCCATTATTTAAAATTATTCACATGTCTTAACTCCTCAATTTAGGCTTGTCCATTGCAGATTATTTCTATATGTGCTGGCCCAAGGGCACTCATGCTGATTTTCACCTCGAGGACATTCTTGAAATATAGGCTGATATACAGACAtgaaaaataaacgaaataatCTACAGTGCAGTTTATAAATATGCCTTCATATTCATTTCAGTTCTGAAGTTTATGCAATAATTACAATTTGTTTCACGACGCATCTTTCGTGTATCCAGAGCCGatatatgttcaatagtatttgaAGATTTGTGCAGTTAAAAATTATTCTGCCTAACTACACGGAAAATAAACATAGGTTGCAACTTTACAGACTGCTGAGCATTTCTTAAATGTGAAGCAGGTCATGAATTGTaattttctcattcttgtaacCCATATATCCTTATCAAGGTCTGTATCTTGCCATAAATTAGTTTTTTTACcttgctgtagggcacatgttgaAACGGACCAATGAATAAACAGTTAAATGGTGGCAAAGCAGCCACATTTTTCAAGCAGTTCTGTGCTCACCAATCAAACCTAAGGTAAACGTACAGAAGCATGCTAGGATTGactgttttttttaatgtcttcTTTTAATTTTGATGCAGCTGTTACATTTACTCATTCACTTTATGTCTAGTCGAGGTAAGCCGCATGGTTCCAAGCCAGAGCTTGACTGTTTTGTGGACTGACTACTTTTAATTTCTATGCAGCTCTTATGTTTACTCTCACGGGACCACGAGGCGTGCTGGCTGCAGTTGTTATTGTCTAGTCGAGGTAAGCTGCATGGTTCCAAGCCAAAGCTTGACTGTTTTGTGGACTGACTACTTATCATTTCTATGCAGCTCTTATGTTTACTCTCACGGAACCACGAGGCGTGctggctgcagttgtttttgtctaGTCGAGGTAAGCCGCATGGCTCCAAGCCAGAACTTGACTGTTTTGTGGACTGACTACTTTTAATTTCTATGCAGCTCTTATGTTTACGCTCACGGAACCACGAGGCGTGCTGGCTGCAGTTCTTGAATAGTCGAGGTAAGCCGCATGGTTCCAAGCCAGAGCTTGACTGTATTGTGGACTGACTACTTATAATTTCTATGCAGCTCTTATGTTTACTCTCACGGAACCACGAGGCGTGctggctgcagttgtttttgtctaGTCGAGGTAAGCCGCATGGCTCCAAGCCAGAGCTTGACTGTTTTGTGGACTGACTACTTTTAATTTCTATGCAGCTCTTATGTTTACTCTCACGGGACCACGAGACGTGCTGGCTGCAGTTGTTATTGTCTAGTCGAGGTAAGCTGCATGGTTCCAAGCCAGAACTTGACTGTATTGTGCACTGACTACTTTTCATTTCTACGCAGCTCTTATGTTTACTCTTGCGGAACCACGAGGCGTGCTGGCTGCAGTTCTTGTCTAGTCTAGGTAAGCCGCATGGCTCCAAGCAAGAGCTTGACTGTTTTGTGGACTGACTACTTTTAATTTCTATGCAGCTCTTATGTTTACTCTCACGGAACCACGAGGCGTGctggctgcagttgtttttgtctaGTGTAGGTAAGCCGCATGGTTCCAAGCCAAAGCTTGACTGTTTTGTGGACTGACTACTTTTCATTTCTATGCAGCTCTTATGTTTACTCTCACGGAACCACGAGGCGTGctggctgcagttgtttttgtctaGTCGAGGTAAGCCACATGGTTCCAAGCCAGAGCTTGACTATTGTGGACTGACTACTTTTAATTTCTACGCAGCTCTTATGGTTACTGTCACGGAACCACAAAGCGTGctggctgcagttgtttttgtctaGTCTAGGTAAGCCGCATGGTTCCAAGCCAGAGCTTGACTGTTTTGTGGACTGACTACTTTTAATTTCTATGCAGCTCTTATGTTTACTCTCACGGAACCACGAGGCGTGctggctgcagttgtttttgtctaGTCGAGGTAAGCCACATGGTTCCAAGCCAGAGCTTGACTGTATTGTGGACTGACTACTTTTAATTTCTACGCAGCTCTTATGTTTACTCTCACGGAACCACGAGGCGTGctggctgcagttgtttttgtctaGTCGAGGTAAGCTGCGTGGTTCCAAGCCAGAGCTTGACTGTATTGTGGACTGACTACTTTTAATTTCTACGCAGCTCTTATGGTTACTCTCACGGAACCACGAGGCGTGctggctgcagttgtttttgtctaGTGTAGGTAAGCCGCATGGTTCCAAGCCAGAGCTTGAATGTATTGTGGACTCACTACTTTTAATTTCTATGCAGCTCTTGCGTTTACTGTAACGGAACCACGAGGCGTGCAggctgcagttgtttttgtctaGTCGAGGTAAGCCACATGGTTCCAAGCCAGAGCTTGACTGTATTGTGGACTGATTACTTTTAATTTCCACGCAGCTCTTCCGTTTACTCTCACGGAACCATGAGGCGTGCTGGCCGCAGTTGTTTTTGTCTAGTCGAGGTAAGCTGCATGGTTACAAGCCAGAGCTTGACTGTTTTGTGGACTGACTACTTTTAATTTCTACGCAGTTCTTCTGTTTACTCTCACGGAACCACGAGGAGTGCTGGCTGCAGTTTTTGTCTAATCAAGGTAACTCGCATGGTTCCAAGCTTCACATCTTGTTGCATTCTTAAAAGCAGCCCTGAAACACTGCTTGAACATAGTGAGAAAACAATGCTGCTTTGTCGTAGAGGCTGCTGTGGGCATATGAACCGAATATTACTGCACTACATgaagcagggaatttacaatcacATGTCAAACACAGCGAAAAATTGCTTCCTCTCGCTTTTGCAATGTTGCCGCATTGAAAGCAGCCGCCCCACCAATGCTATTGGGTGATTTCGTGATCACAAGAGTATTCTCGGTAATGTATAATTCCtaatttgagttaaataaatgaaaaatgtcTGCAAGCTCAAAAAGAGAATAgtaatttcatctttgcactgggcATAGCTGCATCGTCTGCGTGTGGCCTCTGACATAGCAACGTGCTGCATAGTGTAGTCCATCACAGGCCAGAACAGGGTGCCACGACACTCAACTGTTGACCTTTGCTGTGCTCTCTTGGCTTCTCcactgtgtagcttccagtgcaCTAGCAGACACGAAAATAGTAAGTCTGGTATTGGTGTGATTACTCTGCTTATAGTTGCAGTATTCGAAAAATGTTTATGGCACGTGATGACGTTTTCTCATAGTAAGGCCATTCTATgtttagttagaaaagtgtttccgGGCCCCTTTGGAAAGAGTGGTTTTATGACATGTGGTACAATACCGCAATAATAATTGTAAGAGACACTTGAAAGGAGCAATTGCTCGCTTTGATTGCCAGGCTTGAGTATGCCTGTTGCTTTAACTTATACAAGCCACCATCACCACTGAAATGAAAGTAACTGTTCTAACAGATATGTTTGCAAACCACCACTGCTAATGACGTACTGCAAGTCTGTGTGTGGATTAAACCATTTGCCAGTGTAATTGCACTCTACCATTGCTTTTTCATGATATATCCGAAAAATAGTGCTGAACATCATCGTGTAGCATAGGATTTTGAGAGAAGCAGTTGCTTAAGATTATAAAGTAAATGTTACCAAAGCAAAACAACGGTACATATATTTCTATTTGAAATACCGAATTGCACATTTGTATTGTAAATAATTtgtggcttctttctttttcactgctgtATTGCAGCGCAAACCTTCATGTGAGGCCTGCAGCAGGGCAAACATCTGTGGGCACGCAGTGGTATCCAAGAGGGAAGGGTCCATTGCTGTGGATTCTGCAGCTACATCATCACTTTATGTGGTCACCTTTTCTATAGTATCTTTAAATTATGTAAGGTCTGCATGTCCTTTATTTTATTAGTCAATAAAGCCGCTTTGTCATAAGACCAGGTGGTCATTTTTTGCTGCATGTTGTGCACATTTGCTTTGGATGAGCGATTGCACAAAAATCCCATTTATTACATATGTTCCAAAATTTTATGCAGGTTATTATAAACAATGTAATGCTTCAATTTATTTTTCAGCTCTATATATTAACATGCCGTGCCATAATTTTGCTTTTTACCATGCCAATGTAGGATAACCATTTACAAATGCTCCTGCAAGTACACCTATAAGAGCCTGCGTATTGTTTCCGAACTATAACAAAATTCTGGGAACGTCTAATTAAATTCTAATTTTGTTCTTGTCAAGATGTTTATAAAAGCCTGCATATATAATGCTTCCGAAGCCACTACTAAACAATCCTGGTAACGTCTAATACAGTTCTTGAAGTTGTTCTAGTCGAGATGTttattagccaacttttagcgtaacgttagcagggcttactgaagtaccTGTAGACGTCCTCGGCTAGAAAAAGTCTTGACCAGGACAGCTATTagacttttgaattagccgttcaagacatcttttagacatcaaatagctgcttccGTGTTTCGTGGGgtgtctgtgcttgttgtatgtgtatTCTgatgtgctcaaaacgaatggaaacgtTTACGAGCTctgaagtctggataatcagctCTCGCCtaccgccgatgttgtttacgttacgcgtaggccttgcacgtccatcgagttcgtaactggcgagtgaacgaacccAGGTGAGAAGCtgtgtcgaaggaaatgaattttcaggtctgGTTGGTGCTGcggtgatttaaaatatggcactcctgacttcgtgtgacgtggtgaatgaaccgtgcgGAACTTGGGGTCGTCAACCACGGCGTAGTTCGTGTGGTGTCgggtgactcaagtttaacgggcaagctctgcgctgtttccagtggcaaagatAACTTTCGAAAGCGAAAGACACTAATAGGCAAACTATGGAAAGTACTtccataatcagccgtgccgcccgtttcagctgacactgcgctcttctattcggcatgtgaatacagttcagtacaagttcactgtactcctGCACTTATTTCTTTCAAATGcatccgtcttttgggctagtcggggataaatcgctcgtgtagcaatcaagaacactgaggcactgaagcatacgtgacaacgccgtgataaaaaaaaaattatggggtttaacgcgccaaaaccactttctgattaagagacgcgccgtagtggagaactccggaaatttcgaccacctggggttctttaccgtgcacataaatctacgtacacgggtgttttcgcatttcgcccccatcaaaatgcggccgctgcggccgggattcgatcccgcgacctcatgctcactagccactgagcaaccacggcgggtgacaaagcaatcatgtttgagtcagtgtgtccttatacttgaggactgcaaaaagaaattatctgtctGCAACGTGTGCCCCGTgcgcagtgcatagcaggacctgcatcatgcaacaCGTATGCATGTAGCAGtgtataccacgattgcttcgatgcctgcttAGGAAGCAGCAAGTACcaagtcaatgaaactgtaattgattttttctcacattttgtttatggaaagtgtagatagtgtgagtgcattgttgggaaggtgaaaaggtgtcatcagtgttttgtacAGTGAGTATGcctaaactgctggaatcccttcagcttctactagaatgtttcttgctgcgatactataaattgtagtcagggCAAAAATCTACTCAGCACCCAAGTTactgtgtttgattaacaagttaacacttccacaacaacaatatgccgatgcacagcatatgtacttgcaataaatacattctgtaaaggtgaacgacagggcctacaataacaaactttgtagtagcactgcaaaaa
This window contains:
- the LOC139060376 gene encoding uncharacterized protein, which gives rise to MAVLKTQNEAILNLLGSNRECEMDEQPVQTYPLRTVDEIDHLERNLKSSSSTRRQLCKVLGHIGGNTVRSTTANILKYLLHDSVAVMYSLHGQKGKRALAETELCRIILESVRKNAATASASDAEIRTGIMGWLKNAQARLDAAMKRAHVETDQ